TTCGCATGGCAAATTAGGCATCTTTTCTCCCCTCACCGCCGCCGATCATACAGCAATCGACAAGGACACTCTTGCCGCGGCAAGACAACAACTCCCTACCTGGCCCGCGGGTCTCTCGCTGCCCAACACACCTTCATGTCGCCTCAACGATCAGGATGGCCTTCACGTGTACGTGAAGAATCCCTTCTGCTTCTTAAGGTGCACTAAAAAATACTTATCAGAGAGCTATACTGCTCGCAACGGAACCGGTTTTGTAAGGATTTCCGGATTTGCCCTCATTCCATGGAGCAGCAGATGCCTCTAAAGCAGTTCGCACTGAAGTACCTTCCCGATTCCGTCCTCAAGCCGGTTCGTGCCCGTCACTACCAGGATCAGTTGAAGCACTACGACCTCAACGATGAGCCCGATCTCCTTGGCTGCAAGGCGCTTCTGCATGCCGGAGATGTCGTGTTCGACATCGGGGCCAATATCGGTGTCTACACTCGGTTTTGTTCGGACTTTGTCGGTCCAACTGGACAGATTCATTCACTCGAACCGATCCCCGAGACCTTCTCTTACCTCACCTCTAACGTCCGCGCCCTCAACCTCCTCAACGTCACCTGCTACAACCTTGCCGCCTCAGACCGCGACCAGGACCAAGCCGCCATGAGCATGCCGCAGTACGCCTCCGGAGGTGCAAACATCTATGAGTCCACCCTCTCCGATACCGGAGACATTCCCGTCAAGGTCACGCGGCTCGATACCCTATTTCCAACACTCAACCCGCGGCTTATCAAATGCGATGTAGAGGGCCACGAGGTCCCATGCATCAACGGCGCGCTCGAACTGATCGCTCGTTCCCGCCCCATCTGGGTTGTTGAGGTCTCCAGCCCTCGCACCTTCG
The nucleotide sequence above comes from Tunturibacter empetritectus. Encoded proteins:
- a CDS encoding FkbM family methyltransferase yields the protein MPLKQFALKYLPDSVLKPVRARHYQDQLKHYDLNDEPDLLGCKALLHAGDVVFDIGANIGVYTRFCSDFVGPTGQIHSLEPIPETFSYLTSNVRALNLLNVTCYNLAASDRDQDQAAMSMPQYASGGANIYESTLSDTGDIPVKVTRLDTLFPTLNPRLIKCDVEGHEVPCINGALELIARSRPIWVVEVSSPRTFELFASLDYDAYIYEDGTFRIVTPADKIPNYFFLPREQGSSVSNPA